AGTTTCACCGGGCACCCGTTTCTCGGCAATTTCGAGGAGTTTAAGAAAATATTGTTTAGGTTCTGTCAGGTCAAAATTTCCTGCGGAAAAATCAATGAGAGGTAACCCCCCGACCATTTTTTTCTCTATGAGGTTTTCGTCTACCCGGAAAATTGTATCTTTCATCTTCCGCTGATACTCTTCTCTCAGAATCAATATCTCTCCAAGGATATCAAGCAGTTCCTCATAAATTGGGTTCGTACTTTTATAATGTTCTATGGTTTTCAGTGCATCTTTCAGCATCTTAATCCTTTCCCTCGATTCTCCCCGTATTTTGCCAGCTCCCGAGTATGCCCTGCGCCTTTGCCCCTCTCAAGCCTACCTGAATAGTTACTATCGCTTTATTTTATATCCTTTTGGCTGTAAGTGCAAACAATTATTTGCACAGTTCATTACTTCCTTTGACGTAAAATGCGTGTACCCTTCAGGCAACTCTTTACGATTATTTACCTGAAGGAAAATAACTTGCAAAAAACAATAGCTCGCAATATAAAATGACGCATTGTTTTCAGGTTGACGGGCGTTTCTTTGCCTGCAGATATCGCCCCGAAGGTGGGGAGGGTGTCCAATTTAAAACCGATTATTTCTTTAACGAAAACCCCTTGACATGATCCCCATCGTCTCCATCGTTGGTAAATCAAATGCCGGTAAAACGACATTGATAGAGAAACTGATCCCCGATCTGATCAGGAGAGGATATCGTGTGGCTACCATAAAACATGATGTCCACGGTTTTGCCGTTGACCAACAAGGAAAGGACAGTTGGCGGCATAAAAAAGCGGGGGCCCGTACCGCCGTCATCTCATCACCCTGGAAGGTAGCCGTCATCGAAGATGTGGAAAGAGATCACGATCCTGCTGAACTCAGGGACAGATATATCAGGGATGTAGATATTATCTTGTCTGAAGGGTACAAAGGGAGCCCTCACCCCAAGATAGAGGTCTTTCGCGTGGCGCTGGGAAGTGACCTTCTCTGTTCTCAGGAGGATAATTTGTTTGCCATTGTTAGTGATCAGCCGCTAAAAGCCGGTGTGCCCTGCTTTGATATCAATGATTTGATAGGGTTGGTTGACCTTATCGAAAGGGAATTTCTCAAATAGGAGGGAGTGTTTCAGAAAATCTCCCGATATAGTTTCCCCCCATTACTACTGTTCCTTACCGTCCCGCAAACCGGGGCCTTTCCGATCCACCCCGGTCAATTGAGGGAGATGAAGGAATCAATGACCTCAGAAAATCTCATAGATCTCCAGGGCCAGATCGAGCGCATTACCTATACGAACGAGGAAAGCGGGTACACCATCGCCAGGGTGAAGGTTTATGGCCGGCGTGAATTAGTTACCGTGATCGGCAGCCTCTTCCATCCAACGCCGGGCGAAATTATCAGGATGAAGGGCAGATGGAGCAACCACCATAAATATGGAGAGCAATTCAGGATCATCTCCTGTGAGTGCACAACTCCCGCATCTGTTTACGGAATGGAGAAGTACCTCGGATCAGGACTGATCAGGAGTATCGGTCCCGTGATGGCCAAACGCATCGTCAGGAAATTTAAAGAGGAAACGCTCAACATTATAGAGCATGATATTAACAAACTCTCCCAGGTTGAGG
The window above is part of the Syntrophales bacterium genome. Proteins encoded here:
- the mobB gene encoding molybdopterin-guanine dinucleotide biosynthesis protein B, whose product is MIPIVSIVGKSNAGKTTLIEKLIPDLIRRGYRVATIKHDVHGFAVDQQGKDSWRHKKAGARTAVISSPWKVAVIEDVERDHDPAELRDRYIRDVDIILSEGYKGSPHPKIEVFRVALGSDLLCSQEDNLFAIVSDQPLKAGVPCFDINDLIGLVDLIEREFLK